Proteins encoded in a region of the Paenibacillus wynnii genome:
- the cydC gene encoding thiol reductant ABC exporter subunit CydC: MKREGWFAPYISPYFWRFVLIIVLGALTVFSASSLMYTSGFLISKASTPIENILMIYVPIVGVRTFGTSRAVIHYVERLVGHDTILRILSKMRIRLYNILEPQALFLSSRFRTGDILGMLADDIEYLQNVYLRTVFPSVIALLLYAAVVISLGTFDIAFALLMALYILVLVVVLPLISLLFTQKRQREVKQERNSLYQKLTDAVLGMGDWVISGRQAQFVDTYEADEKRVARTDAALRGWARLRMFIGQAIVGVGVVSLLFWAAGQYASGAIVGTLIAAFVLVVFPVADAFLPVSEAVEKIPQYRNSLERLAGVEADEEHAMAAGLTLDNATAAAMDVQSVHIQLKNAGYRYGASESEEWSIRDLNLDIPQGKKIAIIGRSGAGKSTLLKVIQGVIKPSMGSTVINGMDAAAYGERIPSIISVLNQSPHLFDTTVANNIRLGDPDASDEAIKKAGALAKLDTLISSLPEGYNTPVREAGQRFSGGERQRIALARILLQNTPVVVLDEPTVGLDPRTERELLATIFEAMAEKTLVWVTHHLVGAEQMDEVIFMENGSVEMRGTHAELMEREPRYRRLYELDRPVEFLSV, translated from the coding sequence TTGAAACGTGAAGGATGGTTTGCTCCGTATATATCGCCGTATTTCTGGCGCTTTGTACTTATAATCGTGCTTGGAGCGCTGACAGTTTTCTCAGCATCGTCCCTGATGTATACGTCAGGATTTCTGATCTCGAAAGCGTCCACGCCTATTGAAAATATTTTAATGATCTATGTGCCGATAGTGGGGGTACGAACCTTTGGAACCAGCCGGGCAGTAATTCACTATGTGGAACGTCTGGTAGGGCATGATACAATCCTGCGGATTCTCTCCAAAATGCGTATTCGTCTCTATAATATTCTGGAGCCGCAGGCGCTGTTTCTGTCCTCGCGTTTCCGTACGGGTGACATTCTCGGCATGCTGGCTGACGACATTGAGTATTTGCAAAATGTATATCTGCGTACGGTATTTCCTAGTGTAATCGCTTTGTTGCTGTATGCGGCTGTGGTCATTTCATTGGGAACGTTCGATATTGCCTTTGCGCTGCTGATGGCGTTGTATATTCTTGTATTGGTTGTGGTGCTTCCGCTCATTTCGCTGCTGTTCACGCAAAAGCGTCAGCGGGAAGTCAAGCAGGAGCGCAATAGTCTCTATCAAAAGCTGACGGATGCTGTACTAGGCATGGGTGATTGGGTGATTAGCGGACGGCAAGCTCAGTTCGTGGATACCTATGAAGCGGATGAGAAAAGAGTTGCCCGTACCGACGCTGCCCTGCGGGGGTGGGCTAGACTTCGTATGTTCATTGGACAGGCGATTGTGGGTGTTGGCGTTGTATCCCTGCTGTTCTGGGCGGCGGGACAATACGCTAGCGGTGCGATTGTGGGCACCCTAATTGCTGCCTTTGTATTGGTGGTATTCCCGGTAGCAGATGCATTTCTGCCGGTATCCGAAGCGGTAGAGAAGATTCCGCAATACCGCAACTCCCTGGAGCGTTTGGCCGGAGTAGAAGCCGATGAGGAGCATGCAATGGCTGCTGGGTTGACGCTGGACAATGCGACTGCGGCGGCAATGGATGTACAATCTGTTCATATTCAGCTGAAAAATGCCGGATACCGCTATGGAGCGAGTGAAAGTGAAGAATGGTCGATACGCGATTTGAATCTCGACATTCCACAAGGTAAAAAGATTGCTATTATCGGCCGTAGTGGAGCTGGTAAATCAACACTGCTGAAGGTCATTCAAGGCGTGATTAAGCCTTCCATGGGGTCGACTGTGATTAACGGGATGGATGCAGCGGCGTATGGGGAAAGAATTCCTTCGATTATTTCGGTGCTGAACCAAAGTCCGCATCTGTTCGATACTACGGTAGCTAATAATATCCGTTTGGGAGATCCAGACGCGTCAGACGAGGCCATTAAGAAAGCTGGAGCACTTGCGAAACTGGATACACTCATCTCTTCACTGCCAGAGGGCTATAATACACCTGTGCGTGAAGCGGGGCAACGGTTTTCCGGTGGGGAAAGACAACGGATCGCACTCGCGCGTATTTTGCTGCAGAATACACCGGTTGTTGTACTCGATGAGCCAACCGTTGGATTAGATCCGCGGACGGAGCGTGAGCTGCTGGCTACGATTTTTGAGGCGATGGCTGAAAAAACGTTAGTCTGGGTGACGCATCATCTGGTGGGTGCGGAGCAAATGGACGAAGTCATTTTCATGGAGAATGGTTCTGTGGAAATGCGCGGCACGCATGCGGAGCTGATGGAACGGGAGCCGAGATATCGCCGATTGTATGAGCTGGATCGACCGGTGGAGTTTCTGAGTGTATAG
- a CDS encoding M3 family oligoendopeptidase encodes MNLTWNLDSLYTSFYSEGWKADRERLKHHIHALNEWADLSLNDRSQPSTLIEEFLKRYNGFKSVYACLSCYLELILSADSRNTEAMDMLDDIECEGADIVNVCVIFNKWLNSIDGLDEVIDRSPYLMEHRFYLNELLRQSKYVLSEEVEVVIARLQSTGSKAWQRLYMNSVSNVLVDVEVEGESRRLSLSELRNMAYDTNSTLRKAAYHGEWEAYRDIAEVSAACINGISGEALTIYGMRGYESPLAKVLASSRMDRETLEVMLSAIKESLPAFHTYYLKKAQRLGHTASLPFYDIFAPINEGIKVLTYAEARDCIVDSFRTFSDELADFAQKVFDNHWIDAEPRAGKGNYGMCVDIFPIQESRIMTTFTGSYTDVGVLAHEIGHAYHSSCLSGEKMINTDYPTPIAETASIFCETIINHELLKLAPTEDGISLLERSISDAGYYVVDFYGRYLFENQLYEKRQHGTLSVEELNELMLACMQEAYGQSIDPATIHPYMWINKVGYYMAGNEFLNFPYSFGLLFSKGLYAQYKKQGRDFVARYHSFLSATSKNNIVDAAQLMEIDVHSLQFWRDALALIAEEIEDFVNRA; translated from the coding sequence ATGAATCTAACCTGGAATTTGGACAGCCTATATACTTCATTTTATTCAGAGGGATGGAAAGCGGATCGTGAACGACTCAAGCATCATATACATGCTTTAAACGAATGGGCAGATCTAAGTCTTAACGATAGGAGTCAGCCTTCTACTCTCATAGAGGAGTTTCTAAAGCGGTATAATGGATTCAAAAGCGTATACGCTTGTTTGTCTTGTTACTTGGAACTAATCCTAAGTGCGGATAGCAGAAATACGGAAGCAATGGATATGTTGGATGATATTGAGTGTGAAGGTGCAGATATAGTGAATGTTTGTGTAATCTTCAACAAATGGCTTAATTCCATAGATGGCTTGGATGAAGTTATAGACCGTTCGCCCTATCTTATGGAGCACCGGTTTTATTTGAATGAGCTTCTGAGGCAATCCAAATATGTATTGAGTGAAGAGGTAGAGGTGGTTATTGCAAGGCTGCAAAGCACAGGGTCCAAAGCATGGCAAAGGTTGTATATGAATAGTGTCTCCAATGTACTTGTGGATGTTGAGGTTGAAGGGGAATCCCGTCGATTGTCACTCTCCGAACTGCGGAATATGGCCTACGACACAAACTCTACGTTGAGAAAAGCAGCATATCATGGGGAATGGGAAGCCTATAGGGACATAGCAGAGGTAAGCGCGGCCTGTATAAATGGAATCAGCGGTGAGGCCCTTACGATTTATGGGATGAGAGGGTATGAGTCTCCTTTAGCAAAGGTTCTTGCCTCCTCGAGAATGGACCGTGAAACCTTAGAGGTCATGTTATCCGCTATAAAAGAGAGCCTGCCTGCATTTCATACCTATTATTTGAAGAAAGCTCAAAGGTTAGGGCATACCGCGAGCCTTCCCTTTTATGATATTTTCGCCCCAATAAATGAAGGTATTAAAGTCCTAACATATGCAGAGGCTAGGGATTGTATTGTCGACAGCTTCCGAACCTTTAGTGATGAGCTTGCCGATTTTGCCCAGAAGGTCTTTGATAATCACTGGATTGATGCCGAGCCGAGAGCGGGAAAAGGAAATTACGGCATGTGTGTCGACATTTTCCCCATACAAGAAAGCCGTATCATGACCACCTTTACCGGGAGTTACACGGATGTAGGGGTACTCGCTCATGAAATTGGACACGCTTACCATAGTTCCTGCCTTTCCGGCGAAAAGATGATAAACACGGATTACCCTACTCCTATTGCCGAGACCGCTTCGATCTTCTGTGAAACCATAATCAATCATGAGTTACTTAAGCTCGCACCCACGGAAGACGGTATTTCCCTCCTGGAGCGAAGTATTTCGGATGCGGGTTATTATGTTGTTGATTTTTATGGAAGGTATTTATTCGAGAATCAGTTATACGAAAAAAGACAGCACGGCACCTTGTCTGTGGAGGAGCTGAACGAGCTAATGCTTGCTTGTATGCAGGAAGCTTACGGGCAGAGTATTGACCCTGCAACAATCCATCCTTATATGTGGATTAATAAAGTGGGATATTATATGGCGGGCAACGAGTTTTTGAATTTCCCCTATTCGTTCGGGTTATTGTTCTCCAAAGGTCTTTATGCGCAATATAAAAAACAGGGAAGAGATTTCGTTGCCCGATACCATTCGTTCTTAAGCGCTACGAGCAAAAATAATATTGTTGATGCTGCACAACTCATGGAGATTGATGTTCACTCTCTGCAATTTTGGAGAGATGCTTTAGCGCTTATTGCGGAAGAGATCGAAGATTTCGTTAACAGAGCTTAA
- a CDS encoding CxxH/CxxC protein: protein MYVVCKEHVELAIDMFVDEYEDAPDIVDLKDTEFSDWDPPAKCAECDNNAEYLVV, encoded by the coding sequence ATGTATGTAGTGTGTAAGGAACATGTGGAATTAGCTATTGATATGTTTGTGGATGAGTATGAGGATGCACCTGACATTGTGGATTTGAAGGATACGGAATTCTCGGATTGGGATCCGCCGGCAAAATGTGCAGAATGCGATAATAATGCGGAGTATTTGGTGGTCTAA
- a CDS encoding EcsC family protein: MKFTGRYLYDTNNISAHLETPDQLRAALAEVARWEKSQNQLMIWDRVMRLPFKLLDKITPKVISDKIGLVLDELGNYIQNGGNYLVAGRKVGKIMAAQSVAAGGLETGPYPLSVMNAASLQLSKSRRNFATAQGATTGFGGLFTLAADIPASLGLSLKVIQEIGLCYGYDPTEKTERIFTVKVMQFALSDIVGKKTILDELNLQTGGDGDITAGTNAAISKIQGWREVITVYRDNWGLKKMLQAIPVAGMFFGAYTNRKTLEEVAEAARMLYRKRRILDRLASSEEFAK; the protein is encoded by the coding sequence ATGAAATTCACCGGGAGGTATTTATATGACACAAACAATATATCTGCACATTTGGAGACACCGGATCAACTGCGGGCAGCACTTGCCGAAGTAGCAAGGTGGGAGAAGTCACAGAACCAGTTAATGATATGGGATCGCGTTATGCGCCTCCCGTTCAAGCTGCTGGATAAGATTACACCCAAGGTCATTAGCGATAAAATAGGTCTGGTATTGGACGAGCTGGGCAACTATATCCAGAACGGCGGGAATTACTTGGTCGCTGGTCGCAAGGTAGGCAAGATAATGGCTGCTCAAAGTGTAGCCGCTGGCGGTCTGGAGACGGGGCCATACCCTCTGTCTGTTATGAATGCCGCTTCCCTGCAGTTATCTAAAAGTCGCCGCAATTTCGCTACTGCTCAAGGAGCAACTACCGGATTTGGCGGTCTGTTCACACTTGCTGCTGATATTCCAGCCTCCCTGGGGTTATCCCTAAAGGTTATTCAGGAGATCGGCCTGTGTTATGGTTATGATCCTACCGAGAAGACGGAGCGAATATTTACGGTGAAGGTTATGCAGTTTGCTCTATCGGACATTGTAGGCAAAAAGACTATCCTTGATGAGTTAAATTTGCAGACAGGTGGAGACGGTGATATTACGGCCGGTACGAATGCAGCCATCTCCAAAATTCAAGGCTGGAGAGAGGTGATCACCGTCTACCGCGACAACTGGGGCTTGAAGAAAATGCTGCAGGCCATTCCGGTAGCGGGGATGTTTTTCGGTGCTTACACCAATCGGAAAACGCTGGAGGAAGTAGCGGAAGCCGCACGTATGCTGTATCGTAAGAGAAGGATTTTGGATAGGCTGGCGAGTAGCGAAGAGTTCGCGAAGTGA
- the rlmH gene encoding 23S rRNA (pseudouridine(1915)-N(3))-methyltransferase RlmH: MLIQIIGVGKLKEKYLMDGIAEYAKRLTPYLKFQVIEVADEKAPDSLSEAEVGMVKAREGERILAHIKSEAHVIALAIDGKLWSSEELAGEIDRLGTYGTSHVVFVIGGSHGLSDDVMRRAQQRMSFGRMTLPHQLMRLVLVEQVYRATTINKGLKYHK; this comes from the coding sequence ATGCTTATTCAAATTATCGGCGTAGGCAAATTGAAGGAAAAGTATTTGATGGACGGCATCGCGGAGTATGCCAAGAGGCTTACGCCATACCTCAAGTTCCAAGTGATTGAGGTGGCGGATGAAAAAGCACCCGACTCTCTAAGCGAAGCTGAGGTCGGGATGGTAAAAGCGCGCGAGGGCGAACGTATCCTCGCGCACATTAAGAGCGAGGCGCATGTTATTGCGCTCGCGATCGACGGCAAGCTCTGGAGCTCGGAAGAGCTTGCCGGAGAGATCGACAGGCTCGGCACCTACGGGACGAGCCATGTCGTCTTCGTCATCGGAGGGAGCCACGGCCTCTCCGATGACGTCATGCGCCGCGCGCAGCAGCGCATGAGCTTCGGGCGCATGACGCTGCCTCATCAGCTCATGCGGCTGGTGCTGGTGGAGCAGGTCTACCGGGCCACTACAATAAATAAAGGGCTTAAGTACCATAAATAA
- a CDS encoding tyrosine-type recombinase/integrase: MKGSIEKRGERSWRLTIDVGELPDGTRDRRRKTVTVEDTALLKTTKKLKDHLDSELAAFKVEVESGEYIQPGRFTFSEFVEQKYEKYLMKLSPNTIATYKGHLNKHIIPFFGHRQIQDIRTMHCVDFIESLSAYSVSLQRCNHSILRSIFGKAKQWKIIKVNPMDGVDRPKGDTRSKKYYDADQAAAALTALQSEPNNWRMFFTACMIGGFRRGEMLALEWDDINFESRLISISKSLAAGQIIKDPKSDDSTRIVKMPQWFMDDLAIFKTEWDIRKDKNKEIWQGGDFQYVFHNGIGKPFYRVVPSHRWKEFTTKHELPHIRLHDLRHTSATLLLEEGISLKVIQERHGHADYQTTANTYSHVTKKLADEASDRLEKFRPQSAPN, encoded by the coding sequence TTGAAAGGTAGTATAGAGAAGAGAGGAGAACGTTCCTGGCGGCTTACTATTGATGTGGGTGAATTGCCTGATGGCACAAGGGACCGACGCAGGAAGACGGTCACCGTAGAAGATACTGCCTTGCTGAAGACCACGAAAAAGCTCAAGGATCACCTGGATAGTGAGTTGGCCGCCTTCAAAGTAGAAGTGGAGTCCGGTGAATATATTCAACCAGGGAGATTCACATTTAGTGAATTTGTTGAGCAGAAATACGAAAAATACCTAATGAAGCTGTCGCCGAATACGATTGCGACCTATAAAGGACATTTGAATAAACACATCATCCCTTTCTTTGGCCACCGACAGATTCAAGATATTAGAACCATGCACTGTGTAGATTTTATTGAGTCACTTTCGGCATACTCGGTTAGCCTACAACGATGCAATCACTCGATTTTGAGAAGCATATTCGGAAAAGCGAAGCAATGGAAAATTATAAAGGTTAATCCAATGGACGGAGTAGATCGTCCAAAAGGGGATACCCGTTCAAAGAAATATTATGACGCAGACCAGGCTGCCGCCGCGTTAACCGCTCTGCAGAGTGAGCCAAACAACTGGAGGATGTTCTTTACTGCTTGCATGATCGGGGGGTTTAGAAGAGGAGAAATGTTGGCTTTAGAGTGGGATGATATCAACTTCGAGTCACGATTAATCAGTATTAGCAAATCCCTTGCCGCAGGACAAATTATAAAAGACCCTAAATCCGATGACTCAACTAGAATTGTTAAAATGCCACAATGGTTTATGGACGACCTAGCTATTTTTAAAACAGAATGGGATATCCGCAAAGATAAAAACAAAGAGATATGGCAAGGCGGTGATTTTCAGTATGTATTCCATAACGGGATAGGCAAGCCATTCTATAGAGTTGTGCCATCTCATCGATGGAAAGAGTTTACCACTAAACATGAGTTACCGCATATCCGTTTACACGATCTCCGGCACACCTCTGCTACTCTACTACTTGAAGAAGGAATCAGCCTTAAGGTAATCCAAGAGCGTCACGGCCACGCTGATTACCAGACAACGGCCAACACTTATTCCCACGTTACGAAGAAATTAGCCGATGAAGCCTCAGACAGGCTCGAAAAATTCCGTCCCCAATCCGCCCCCAACTAG
- a CDS encoding helix-turn-helix domain-containing protein, protein MQYYTEFGAEARKVMLQKSIKMKDVAQELGVSVTYVSEIFKGTRPGEKQKPRIAEMLGLECEV, encoded by the coding sequence ATGCAGTACTATACGGAGTTTGGAGCTGAAGCCAGGAAAGTCATGCTTCAGAAAAGTATCAAGATGAAGGACGTAGCGCAGGAGCTTGGCGTTTCTGTTACTTACGTTTCTGAAATATTCAAAGGGACGCGTCCAGGAGAAAAACAAAAGCCCCGTATTGCTGAGATGCTTGGGCTGGAATGCGAGGTGTAA
- a CDS encoding helix-turn-helix domain-containing protein: MTALEKAISDIVSVHVAEAEKRILERMSAASDRTLNVPGACEYLSISDYTLRQLCKAKRIPHRIVGAEGSKNPRYLFSTSSLDRWKREEEEQNYHRGGTYP, encoded by the coding sequence ATGACAGCACTTGAAAAGGCAATCTCCGACATTGTATCCGTGCATGTCGCAGAAGCTGAAAAACGCATCTTGGAGCGGATGTCCGCAGCGTCGGACCGGACACTTAATGTACCTGGTGCCTGCGAATATCTCTCCATAAGTGACTATACTCTTCGGCAGCTTTGCAAAGCAAAGCGTATCCCCCACCGGATTGTCGGTGCAGAAGGTAGTAAGAATCCACGTTACCTTTTCAGTACTTCCAGCCTTGATCGGTGGAAACGAGAAGAGGAAGAACAGAATTATCATCGGGGAGGAACTTACCCATGA
- a CDS encoding AbrB/MazE/SpoVT family DNA-binding domain-containing protein yields the protein MKSTGIVRRIDELGRVVLPKELRRTLGIAPLDPLEVFVDGDKIVLKKYTPGCTLCGSIEELKHLSGKPICTTCITEVIRLQENA from the coding sequence ATGAAATCTACTGGAATTGTTCGCCGCATTGATGAATTGGGCCGTGTCGTGCTGCCGAAGGAGCTTCGCCGTACGCTGGGAATCGCTCCATTGGATCCGCTTGAAGTGTTTGTCGATGGCGACAAGATCGTCCTGAAGAAGTATACCCCCGGCTGCACCTTGTGCGGCAGCATTGAAGAACTGAAGCATCTGTCTGGCAAGCCGATCTGCACCACCTGCATCACTGAAGTAATTCGCCTGCAGGAGAATGCCTAA
- a CDS encoding DUF7667 family protein: MLAIHKVHRKLAEIVEMNLDLNGNLLIGKVELQLILKLLRENYALVYTLDGLKELALHAYEMGDMDWQMDLCAQIDELEAQMI, translated from the coding sequence ATGTTGGCCATCCATAAGGTTCACCGGAAACTGGCTGAAATCGTCGAGATGAACCTGGATCTGAACGGGAACTTGCTTATCGGAAAAGTTGAGCTGCAGCTGATCCTGAAGTTGCTTCGGGAAAATTACGCGCTGGTGTACACATTGGATGGTCTGAAAGAGCTTGCCCTTCATGCTTACGAAATGGGTGACATGGATTGGCAGATGGATTTGTGCGCTCAAATTGATGAACTGGAAGCGCAAATGATATAG
- a CDS encoding DUF7666 domain-containing protein, with amino-acid sequence MKGYKVFNKDWTCRGFQYEVGKTFTHEGHFGLCNAGLHFCQQLNDCFDYYPFNPENKVAEVEALGEVESGDDKSVTNKLAIIRELTWQEVLDMLNTGKGNTGRGNSGHYNSGDSNSGHYNSGHYNSGNRNSGNRNSGHYNSGNRNSGHYNSGDSNSGHYNSGDSNSGDSNSGNFNSTDYSSGSFCSEEQPFILFNKPSPITRDEFKWSDGARICRRLKLVDDEGTKIEYKAAWTTLWDELSNPEKITVQSIPNFDADVFEVITGIRV; translated from the coding sequence TTGAAGGGATACAAGGTTTTTAACAAGGACTGGACTTGCCGGGGATTTCAATATGAAGTAGGCAAAACATTTACCCATGAGGGCCACTTCGGCCTGTGTAACGCCGGGCTTCACTTTTGCCAACAACTGAATGATTGCTTCGATTACTACCCGTTCAACCCTGAGAACAAGGTGGCTGAAGTGGAAGCGCTCGGCGAGGTTGAGTCGGGCGATGATAAGTCAGTTACCAATAAGCTGGCCATCATCAGGGAATTGACCTGGCAGGAAGTGCTGGACATGTTGAACACCGGTAAAGGAAATACAGGACGTGGCAACAGTGGCCACTACAACAGTGGCGACAGCAACAGTGGCCACTACAACAGTGGCCACTACAACAGTGGCAACCGCAACAGTGGCAACCGCAACAGTGGCCACTACAACAGTGGCAACCGCAACAGTGGCCACTACAACAGTGGCGACAGCAACAGTGGCCACTACAACAGTGGCGACAGCAACAGTGGCGACAGCAACAGTGGCAATTTTAATTCCACTGATTACTCTTCCGGTTCGTTCTGCTCCGAGGAGCAGCCTTTCATTCTGTTTAATAAACCGAGCCCAATTACCCGCGATGAATTTAAATGGTCGGATGGTGCCCGGATCTGCCGCAGGCTGAAGCTGGTAGATGACGAAGGGACGAAGATCGAATACAAGGCTGCCTGGACTACGCTGTGGGATGAATTATCCAATCCGGAGAAGATCACGGTTCAATCAATTCCTAACTTTGACGCTGATGTATTCGAAGTGATAACAGGCATTCGGGTGTAA
- a CDS encoding AAA family ATPase, translated as MIKISKLEIENVKRVKAVKIEPSSAGLTVVGGRNGQGKTSVLDSIAWALGGNKYRPSQAEREGSAIPPFLSLTLSNGLVVERKGKNSDLKVIDPNGQKGGQQLLDSFVEELAINLPKFMNASNKEKASILLQIIGVGQQLHELEVKEQEIYNRRHAIGQIADQKSKFAKEQAYFPDAPKEPISASEMIQQQQAILARNGENQLKRQRLSQFQALYAQQGQEVERLKAMLKDAEAKRTQTGLDLATAQKDTLQLLDESTEELEANIRQIDEINRKVRTNLDKDKAETDAGEYRQQYETLTTEIDAIRQQKTDLLTNANLPLPGLSVDDGNLIYNGQRWDNMSGADQLKVSTAIVRKLKPECGFILLDKLEQMDLETLKEFGSWLEQEGLQAIATRVSTGEECSIIIEDGYVAGQEGITLQQSPGEIDPGEGWSAPSAPSSSTTWKAGEF; from the coding sequence GTGATCAAAATTAGCAAGCTTGAAATTGAGAACGTGAAACGGGTCAAGGCCGTCAAGATTGAACCGAGCAGCGCGGGACTGACGGTTGTCGGCGGCCGGAATGGCCAGGGCAAGACCAGCGTGCTGGACTCTATCGCCTGGGCGCTGGGCGGTAACAAGTATCGTCCTTCGCAAGCTGAACGGGAAGGATCAGCGATACCACCTTTTCTGAGCCTTACACTCTCCAACGGACTTGTTGTAGAGCGGAAGGGTAAAAATAGCGACCTGAAGGTAATTGATCCAAATGGCCAGAAGGGCGGACAGCAGCTCTTGGACAGCTTCGTGGAGGAGTTGGCCATTAACCTTCCCAAGTTTATGAATGCTTCCAATAAGGAGAAGGCCAGTATTCTACTTCAGATCATAGGCGTGGGGCAGCAGCTTCATGAACTGGAGGTTAAGGAGCAGGAGATTTATAACCGCCGACATGCCATCGGGCAGATCGCGGATCAGAAGTCCAAGTTTGCCAAGGAGCAGGCGTATTTCCCAGATGCTCCGAAGGAACCTATCTCTGCATCAGAGATGATCCAGCAGCAGCAGGCAATTCTTGCCCGTAACGGTGAGAATCAGCTGAAGCGACAGCGCCTGAGCCAGTTCCAGGCGCTGTATGCCCAGCAAGGTCAAGAGGTTGAGCGCCTGAAAGCCATGCTGAAGGATGCCGAAGCTAAGCGGACACAAACCGGCTTAGATCTGGCGACAGCTCAAAAAGACACGCTGCAGCTCTTGGATGAGTCAACAGAGGAGTTGGAGGCCAACATCCGGCAGATTGACGAGATCAACCGCAAGGTCCGGACGAACCTGGACAAAGACAAGGCGGAGACGGATGCCGGAGAATATCGGCAGCAGTATGAGACACTGACCACCGAGATCGACGCTATCCGGCAGCAGAAGACAGACCTGCTAACCAATGCGAATTTACCGTTGCCGGGATTGTCTGTTGATGATGGGAATCTGATTTACAATGGCCAACGCTGGGATAACATGAGCGGCGCGGATCAGCTTAAAGTCTCCACGGCCATTGTTCGCAAGCTTAAGCCCGAATGTGGATTCATTTTGCTTGATAAGCTGGAGCAGATGGACCTGGAAACCTTGAAAGAGTTCGGCAGCTGGCTGGAGCAGGAAGGTCTGCAGGCCATTGCAACACGGGTCAGCACCGGCGAAGAATGCAGCATTATCATAGAGGACGGGTATGTCGCCGGGCAGGAAGGAATTACCCTTCAGCAGTCGCCGGGCGAGATTGATCCAGGTGAAGGGTGGAGCGCGCCTTCCGCACCTTCATCCTCTACAACTTGGAAAGCAGGTGAATTCTAA
- a CDS encoding ATP-binding protein encodes MQIISGRVQKAKKVVLYGPEGIGKSSFAANFPRPVFIDTEGSTTEMDVSRLPKPSSWEMLKQQVNWVKQQAGQIGTLIIDTIDWAEMLCVEGICAAHQKNGVEDFGYGKGYIFVAEEIGRFLNLLSDVIEAGIHVVLTAHAQIVKFEQPDEMGAYDRYQLKLGQKTGSRTAALVKEWADMVLFINYKTFSISTDKDGKKNKAQGGARTVYATHHPAWDAKNRQGLPDDFPLDFNYIAHIFNVAATTASAPSAPPQQSAPTVNPTEIIPNIIPNQQAANFSAPVTTAPPAAGLNPNIPQSLRDLMEQHQVTEAEIQIVVSNKGYYPYDTPIANYDPGFVEGVLVGAWQTVFGVIQNTRNEFPF; translated from the coding sequence ATGCAAATCATTAGTGGCCGGGTTCAAAAGGCGAAGAAAGTAGTTTTGTATGGACCGGAGGGGATTGGCAAGTCTTCGTTTGCTGCTAACTTCCCGCGGCCTGTATTCATTGATACCGAAGGATCAACGACTGAAATGGATGTATCTCGCCTGCCCAAACCATCAAGCTGGGAAATGCTCAAGCAACAAGTGAATTGGGTGAAACAGCAGGCGGGACAGATTGGCACACTCATCATTGATACTATCGATTGGGCGGAAATGCTCTGCGTAGAAGGCATATGCGCAGCACATCAGAAAAATGGTGTCGAGGATTTCGGCTACGGAAAAGGCTATATCTTCGTAGCCGAGGAGATTGGTCGCTTTCTCAATCTGCTGAGTGATGTTATCGAAGCTGGCATTCATGTCGTACTGACTGCTCACGCGCAGATCGTCAAATTCGAGCAACCGGATGAGATGGGCGCCTATGATCGGTATCAGCTCAAGCTCGGTCAGAAGACAGGAAGCCGGACTGCGGCGCTGGTAAAGGAATGGGCTGATATGGTGCTGTTCATTAATTATAAAACCTTCTCCATTTCCACGGATAAAGACGGGAAGAAGAATAAGGCGCAAGGTGGTGCCCGTACTGTCTATGCCACCCATCATCCAGCATGGGATGCAAAGAATCGCCAGGGGCTGCCGGACGACTTCCCGCTGGACTTTAATTATATTGCTCATATCTTCAATGTAGCAGCAACAACAGCCAGCGCACCATCTGCACCGCCACAGCAGTCAGCGCCAACCGTAAATCCAACAGAAATTATTCCAAATATTATTCCGAATCAGCAGGCTGCCAATTTTTCAGCGCCTGTAACAACGGCTCCACCGGCAGCTGGACTTAATCCAAACATTCCGCAATCCTTGCGGGATCTGATGGAGCAGCACCAAGTCACCGAAGCAGAAATCCAGATTGTGGTCAGCAACAAAGGCTACTACCCGTATGATACGCCGATTGCCAATTATGACCCGGGATTCGTTGAAGGGGTATTGGTCGGCGCTTGGCAGACGGTGTTCGGCGTGATTCAAAATACTAGAAACGAATTTCCGTTTTAA